The following are encoded together in the Pseudodesulfovibrio indicus genome:
- a CDS encoding glycosyltransferase family 9 protein, whose product MNVLIINLTRFGDLIQTQPVITGFRSRGARVGLACLSNFASAATLLDGVDRVFPLNGAGLLAALDGDWRLAVRDVAAYRQEIFAAFTPDLTVNLTPSVASRLLAFDLTPASGRTAGFSVDEFGFNADTSSWAAFLQMAGANRGASPFNVCDLFRRAAGLDREGNSLALAAPAPEAQAQATELLPDCDHGYAALQLGASEDRRRWPVAHFIETARRLHERYGLTPVLLGTKGERALGERFAAGADFPHLNLMGATSLTGLAGVLTRCRLLLTNDTGTMHLAAGLGVPLCAVFLATAQPWDTGPYRAGNICLEPDMDCHPCEFGRECPNHEACREAVTPEAMFRCAASLLDGTDPDPAPGARLWRTRTAPDGFMELAPLSGHDATDRAAWIAVQREHFRSFLDSVPGNGPTGTGAKLGPAMRERLSKTLTTARDMLFLLRQQGMLLATNPRPQAKTKFLASWQRFQNILSSDNSLKVIALLWMFESQRNGEDLASLLGVAERHGALLDALLAEVAVSA is encoded by the coding sequence GTGAACGTCCTGATCATCAACCTGACCCGCTTCGGCGACCTGATCCAGACCCAGCCCGTGATCACCGGCTTTCGCAGCCGGGGCGCGCGCGTGGGGCTGGCCTGCCTGTCCAACTTCGCCTCGGCGGCCACGCTGCTGGACGGGGTGGACCGCGTCTTCCCGCTGAACGGGGCTGGGCTGCTCGCCGCGCTGGACGGCGACTGGCGGCTGGCCGTGCGCGACGTCGCGGCCTACCGGCAGGAGATTTTTGCGGCGTTCACGCCGGACCTGACCGTGAACCTGACCCCGTCCGTGGCCTCGCGGCTGTTGGCCTTCGACCTCACCCCGGCCTCCGGCCGGACCGCGGGGTTCTCCGTGGACGAGTTCGGCTTCAACGCCGACACCTCCTCCTGGGCCGCGTTCCTCCAGATGGCGGGGGCCAACCGGGGTGCCAGCCCGTTCAACGTCTGCGACCTGTTCCGCCGGGCCGCCGGGCTGGACCGGGAGGGCAACTCCCTGGCCCTGGCCGCGCCAGCCCCCGAGGCGCAGGCCCAGGCGACAGAGCTGCTGCCGGACTGCGATCACGGGTACGCCGCCCTGCAACTGGGGGCGAGCGAGGACCGGCGGCGCTGGCCGGTCGCCCACTTCATCGAGACCGCGCGCAGGCTTCACGAGCGATACGGCCTGACCCCGGTGCTGTTGGGGACAAAGGGCGAGCGCGCGCTGGGCGAGCGGTTCGCGGCGGGCGCGGACTTCCCCCACCTGAATCTCATGGGCGCCACCTCCCTGACCGGGCTGGCCGGCGTCCTGACCCGCTGCCGCCTGCTGCTGACCAACGACACCGGGACCATGCACCTGGCCGCCGGGTTGGGCGTGCCGCTGTGCGCGGTCTTCCTGGCCACGGCACAGCCCTGGGACACCGGGCCGTACCGGGCGGGCAACATCTGCCTGGAACCGGACATGGACTGCCATCCCTGCGAGTTCGGCAGGGAGTGCCCCAACCATGAGGCGTGCCGCGAGGCGGTCACCCCGGAGGCCATGTTCCGCTGCGCAGCGTCCCTGCTGGACGGGACCGACCCCGATCCCGCGCCCGGCGCGAGGCTGTGGCGTACCCGCACCGCGCCGGACGGGTTCATGGAGCTGGCCCCGCTCTCCGGCCACGATGCAACGGACCGGGCCGCCTGGATCGCGGTCCAGCGTGAGCACTTCCGGTCCTTCCTCGACTCGGTTCCGGGCAACGGCCCCACCGGGACGGGCGCCAAGCTCGGCCCGGCCATGCGTGAGCGGCTGTCCAAAACTTTGACGACCGCGCGGGACATGCTTTTCCTGCTGCGACAGCAGGGCATGCTCCTGGCGACCAACCCGCGTCCCCAGGCCAAGACCAAGTTCCTGGCCTCCTGGCAGCGGTTCCAAAATATC